The sequence below is a genomic window from Mytilus edulis chromosome 2, xbMytEdul2.2, whole genome shotgun sequence.
ACGTCATTAGGTCGTTAATTAACACTCTTACTGCTTTACAGAAGTTAAATAAACGGTTCGAAAATTGTGGAAAATAATATGATTGTAATACGTTCTCTAATAGATGATTATTATGTCTATATCTCTCTTTTGAAACATGAGAGACAACATTATTGAAGATTTCTTTACATGATGTGTCATTTTCAGTTCTGTTTGTCAACATTGGAATCAACAAATCTGACTTAAAAGCTAAATAATCACAATGCAAGAAGCTTGTAACGATATGGGAGTCAATACTTATCACATCACCGTCGTATACAGGTCGAAAGGGGTGCCACAAATGTTCGGTTAATTCATGTGATAAGTTGTACAGATTTTCTATTCCAGCACTTCTCAAGCATACCCAAACTATGTGTTCAACGGGTAAATTATTGGTTGATTTGACACTCCCGCAAAGGTTTTCTAGTCTTGTACGAtggttttcgaaattaaaattatatcCAGCAATGGGATTTAGATACGACTCTCCGTCATACGAAATAGCtctgttaaaaaaatatctacTACGAGGGCTCATCAAATGTACTGATGCCATGATTTGGTCTGCAACAAGTAATATATTATCCGGATTCCCACTGAAATCTTTGATGTTATTTTTTATCCACTTTAAAGCAGCTATTTGATCTAAAATTCCTAAGTTTTCTTTAATATGTCCTCTCATTGAATAAAATCCGAATATTCCCAAGCGATAGTTCATCGTGACAATTACTGCATCAAGTGTTTTTGCAAGTTCAACGCCATTTATGTAATTGCCCGATCCAGAAATAAAATTCCCCGAGTGAATCATAACAATTACGGGAATATTCCGGTTTTCCTTTAAGAAAAGCATTGGCTTAAAAATATTAAGTGTCAAGCAATCTTCGTCTCCGATGAAAGTTTTGTTATCTATTGTAGAACTCTGAATACATACAGAACCATAACCAGACGCAATAAATACATCTTTCCATGGCAACACAGGTTCAGGAGGTTCAAACCTTTGACCTCCTGTTGGAGGCTTAGCATACGGAATGCCACTAAAGACAGCTACTTCAGAACTTCCTGATAAAACCTTGATTCCTTGCAATGGTCCGATATCCGATTTAACTACAACTTTAGAAGTCCTACCAGCATCTACCATGCAGTAGAAAACATGGATACAGCCATAAATATAAAGCAACCAGTCCATTTTTCTAATTAATTCAATCATTTTACAAGTTGTGCATGTTCtttactgaaataaaaattaagaattatATGTTATAAGATCAGATTACAACAATGTTTAACGAGAAATTTTCTACTTCATAGATTTTGACATGTTTTTGGAAGGTTTAAAACAACCTTTAATGTTAAGAAATACATGAACACATAAATACTCCTTTTTCCTCGAGAAGACTAAATATGATCTACAGATCTGTAATATTAGGGAAAGTGTTTACATTTAAACATCAAAGAAACAGCAAATCAAGTTTTTGACATCTCTTTACTGATCATGTCTGTACCTTTTTACATGGGAAAGGGAAGTACTGACATTAAACCGAATCAGAATACGGGAAGAACGTTTAGGAAATCATTTTCTTATCCAAACAATTGAACCGATATCTCCAACTTCATAATGAAAAACGAAGAAAGCGCACGACACTGCCCGCGCCATCTTGATGACACACAGTAATGCTGAttcaatttgatatttgaaaaagtgACACACCAAACAAATAAAGACATTGTTGCATACAACTTCCCAGTTTGATTTCGAAGTCAAGTGAAGAGATGTTTCCCGTACTTACTCAATCTTGTATTTGCATGCCTATGATGGCATACGAGTTTTTAAGAGAACGACCGTTTTACTTCAAGGGGCGGGGGATggtttttccacaaaaaaaaaaaattctgatccccaatttgatgaaaaaatattctggtcaagcagatcGCAATTTTTATCTGAATTCACATTTTCCCCATACTttaaagtgttaaattttgaaaaagaaaaaaataatttgatagatGCATTGAAAAACTGTTAAAAGAAAATCTGactaagaaaaaaaaacgtagttTTGGACAGTTACTTTCGTAGTGAACTaaaaatttttttatcaaaaatcgACACAAATCTTAATCGAATTTCATAGACGCAATTACAAATATACAATTTGTCtcttaataaacaaaaaatcGAAATATTAATATGCTTTAGAAGCAGGTAGAAATGTGTATAccattaagggagctaccatttgatttttatgggggggggggggctagaatgaaattgaaaaaaataggcaggacaggagttttgagttaaaaaaaaggcaggatgagcaacttggtaaaaaaaaaaaggcaggatgacaatttgtgtaaaaaaagtcaggataactagaaaaaaaaaggcaggaccgaatagagtaaaaactaaaaaggcaggacagagattacaactaaaaaaaaagcaggacaaaatttttcatcctagaccaccacccccccccccccctccccccctaaaaatcaaatggtagctccctaatacaAGTTGACTGCGTAAATAGCATGGTTGCAGTATAAAAGTGTGCAAGAATATGTTAAACAATTCTTGTATCTATGACATACCAATATTTCTACATTATTGCTATCTTTAATATTCTGTTTGATAATTCGTAAACAACACGAACATAAATTTTGTCTTTATCCAAATACGTAAACatcaaaatacaacaaataacacCTTGACTGGTTATTTTCCATATGAAGGGGAACTGGAATGATCAACAATTATCGTTAACAAATTGTCATCTCATAAACATGACGTCTGTTGTCAATTTCTTTTGATACAAGTTGTTCgttattttttatcattcttgTTATTCAATAAGTCTTCTTTTCACCTACACAAAAGCTAATTGCTTAAGAGTCCCGTTTGTGTATGAATGACCGAAGGGCTAACAAACATTTATTAGAAGATtcaatacacatacatgtacgtaTGAAGAAGatgtcaaatacatgtacataatggtGATACAATTAAATGTGTACTGTAGACAGTCGAATCTGTAGTGTAATGAATGATCATTCAGGAGAGTGCGACATTGCTGTTGGTTAATCAAAAGaacgtatcataatgaaacatacatacaaTGTAATTATAACAGTTTTTATTGCAACCAAGAATTCAAGCGtttcgggttttttttcaatgtattattttaaaGAAGGAATAAAAATGAGAAGCTTTTTTTACTCTCAgatttcttttaataatttaaaagtgaaaaaatgaacagattgaagTTTCATTGatctattatataaaaaatagtatgattgccaatgagacaactctccacaggagactaaaatgacacagtaattaacaagTTACTATAGGttatcgtacggccttcatcaatgagcaaagctaataccgcatagtaagctataaaaggcccgaaaatataaaatgtaaaacaattcaaacatgaaaactaacgacctaatttatatacaaaacataaacgaaaaacaaatatgtaacacatcaacataCGACGACAACCTtattgacttgggacagacacatacatacagaatgtggcagtgttaaacatgtaagcgggaccCCCCTCCccacgaactatacaaatcagttgaaaaaggcttaactcgtcagacggaaacaaatagaaatacatctagcACAGGGTGGACGTGGTCATAAAGCAATTTGTCAGCATTCGGACTGTTACACCCCATTTTGTTTTATTGATCTGAACTTTCCATTGTTCCTAAAGGGATACGAACACAGGAGCTGAGATTGAAACCATTTTCACATAACCTACATGTAGTTAAGCTTCCTTCCTTTAAACCTCTAATTTTACCAACGTTTTCTCCTATTTTTCTCTGCGCTGTGTACAATCCGCCACAGTaattcacatgtacatgtacatacataaaaACCCATAAGTCTCTCTCGAAAACAGTCTAGTTTCTTAATCATTTCACATGTCATCGATAAGTTGCCTTTACTTGTATAAGATAGGCAAAAACAATAAACCAAATGtgaattcaaacttataagtcgaaaagaaagtgacaacaccatggcaaaaaaagaaaaaagacaaaaagacaaacaactgtATACTAAGTACAAAACAGAACATAAAAACTAATGTCTGAGGAACATGAACTTCAAAAACAGGTTGTGTGATCTCAGATGATCCCTATTCTGCACCCGTTATATTGCTATTATATATAGTTAAACGTTATAAACTGTCATTTCCCCCCTAGCAAGTAACTCAACTATGAAAAGTTTACATTctgtttaaaaagaaattaacgcttaaagtttaaaattttctttgATATTCAAGACAAAAaactctatcatgtctatattcATTCCCTTGTCCAGGTGATATACATTTCTTGTCTATAATACATTTGAATTAAGCACATTTGTATGcgccatttatgggcattatgttttctggtccgtccgtccgttcgtcccgcttcaggttaaagtttttggtcgaggtagtttttgatgaagataaagtccaatcaacttagtacacatgttccctacgatatgatctttctaattttaatgccaaattagaggttttccccaattttcacggtccactgaacatagaaaatgataaggCGGGCGGAtggcatccatgtactggggacacattcttgtttctagaGGTTATTGGTGTGTACACTGATGATATCATGATCGATGTAAATACCTCATTTCAATATACTTgtcttagaaaaaaaaaaatttggatgtAATGATACTATAGTAAATACAGCTACAAATATAAGCCATTTGAcagtttcaaatacaaaaaacattttcGTATCATTCAAATATGAAAAAGTACAAGATAATTTATTGCTGTAGATCTTGAACACTTCAATGTCAATCAGCTGTCTCGTAgtcccggggggggggggggggtactgaCTATCTTTTAGGGTATAACTGTGCCGACAGCAAATCTAGGCTGTATCtctaacagttaaaaaaaaagcgACCCTGTTCTATCCAGCAGGACATGAAAAAGGGACCCTGATCTAACCAGCAGGTCATGAAAAAAGGGACCCTGTTTTGCGGCACATTCATACCACTAAAAATATAGgaagtaacccccccccccccccccccccccccttccggCCTCGTAGTgttctttgtttttaaattcttgAAAGATTGAAGATTTAATTCATATAAACCTCAGACACATGTACAAGTGTACAAGAGGAcattataattacaaatataagatGTACATACCGAGACAGGAAACGAAAATATATAAAAGTGTGGTGTGAAATTAACCGTACGGCTtcattaaaactttaaacattaagtcatttaaaaataaaactgtgcAATTCATGCGATGCATAAAACGTTTTCAACACGATTTTCTGGTGGAACCTAGATGAGATAGTTAATCATTATCCTTACCTGCAGTCATCAAAACGTCATTTCACTCGGCTAATTAACTATCCAACAAATAAGATTTCAAAAATGACACATTGTGTCTCCTTTTCCTGCAGAAGGTGATAGTAACATGTACTGGTTTTTGTGTCTCATCCATTAAGATCTTTAGTcttacaaatatatatctatataattatgtttataatatCAAAAGATGTTAGTTTCTAAAGGTTCATGGTCCTTAATGTGCATTACTGAGGTGATGATAGCCTCTAGCTAAATATTTGTCACTACAAGTGTCACACACTTACTTCATAAAGAGATGACATACAATTAAAGACAATGTCAATCATGCTATGGAAATGTacattattttgataaatatgttaTGATCATGAATACACGAAAAACAATTATACAGTATGACTTTGTTCATGGAGGTGGACACTAATTAAGGGTAAAATCAGAAAATCGaacaaaacaaaagtttcaaaattGCATGGAGCGGTAAGGCTTATTTTGGTAACTGTAATTtcttaaagctaggttcacactgccgatcagaccaactcgatCGATCTGGATCAAGACAGATTAAGCGATCGGGAtgctggtctgactcaatcgacaagaatgaTCGGGGTGGTCAACCTtggtcgtcatcgatctgactttctacccgagagtttttgacatgtcaaaaacattcgagtaaggatcgaaaAGCAAGTCACTCGAGGAGAGATCGCCTGAGAATTCTTCAGGTAACGGTCAAGTTGATCGGGAAAGTATCGTGTAGGGATCGAGTTTGGTCGGATCACAAATAttttaccgatcagtactcgatcatctCGACCTATGCTCGACTAATATCCGATCATTATCCGAGCAACGCCAACCTGTTTGATATGTGgtccagattaactcgaccaatgcccgaACGCTTCATGAATACTGCGACTTCTATATTTTTCTTCacccagaccaactcgaccaatacccgatctctACGCAACCACcttcgaccactcttcgatctctactcggctATACACGAGTACACATGACTGCTACACGGGTCTATACAagtgtgtgcagatctgattaaATCTCATAGTTTTTCTTCCGCAAATAAAATAGtgttactatttatttttaaatgttattaacAGTACACAAAATACTAAATGTACAATACGTGTCTGTACTTTTGCAAGGAcggataaaattttaaaagagagacaaaaattaaaaataccaaagaaaaatcaaatcaaaagtcGAAACCCTACCGACACAGCCATAGCTAAAAACGAAacccgacgagaagacaaacagcaatTCACATAAAACAACTTAAAAACTTAACCAACATGAAACCCAACAAAacctgggatgatctcaggtgtttTGGAAGAGAAGCAGATTCCGCATTTTGGCACCAGAGTATTTTTCATatatgaaagtaattgtgcaataaaattcattatttatttagacagctgatgactaatttagccttcaaagttAGTTGTTAAGAacatcaaaattatattttacctgttttaaaGAGCTATTTTTTGTTTGACTGTCCTTATCCGCAAGTCTAGAAATTTTTTGAAGTGACACATCTCATTTAGTGGAgttattttaaagaaaagattGATAAAATTCCCATAACATATCAGCGTCCTACTTCACTCTTAGGAAGTTTTTATAAACCATTGGGGTCCTCTTTGTTGCGCTCCTGCAAGTACATGTATCTagtacttttgattttgccatttgtttagggactttccgttttgaattttcctcggagttcagtatttttgtgattttacttcataCTGCCCACACAGTGGTAAGCCGCATCGGCCACTGCCTCACCTAGATTTCTTGGCGCCCGTTGCTGTCTACGCCTTCTTGTTCGTCTTCTACGCTCACTCCCATCTTCTTCACAGCTATTAACCCGTCTCTCTGAGCTCTAACCATCTTGTCAACTAACCCAACTGCTTAATTTccatgtaaatattttaaatttatgattttACTGAGACCTTCTGTGAATTACTGAATCtaaccaaataaacggagaaTGTGTCAATGGGACACAGATAATAGCCCAGctaaaatataacattataaagagTCATTACCCATGGCCAAGAACGGTAAATCTGACGCCACCCAAAATCGCACTTGATCTGAGTTTGATGTTAATAAGCATGGTGTATacctttcataaaatttggttgaggcaaaataaaattagagaacgtAACTCATCGTTGGGACGTACGTTCGTACTTACGAACAGACAAGGGTAACATTTAAAAGTTCCCTCTGATGCAGCGGGTCATATGAAATTGTACATACCCGACCAATTCCCGATGATACGATGATGTCGATCTGGTCTGGTCAAGATCAGGCTGAGATCGAGTATaattgatttggtctagctagtcgcTTAAAGATCGAGTAGAGATCGTGAATTGGTCGGAATTGTCGAATATGTATTCAATTAGTGGTCGGGTTTGAGTCGTAATGGAGTCGctaaggagtcgtgaatggtcgagttaaTGTCTTGTACAGTCGGATAGATGTCGGGTAGAAGTCGTATAAACAGGCCCGATTAAGAATTTAATtacgcttggtcgtggaaatttggacaatcgggatcatcgagttcatctgatcggcagtgtgaacctagctttataCAGAATTCTATCCAGTAATAATACCCTGCTAATGCTAGGACCAACTCGATCAATCTCGATCAAGACAGGTTAAGCGAttgggagactggtctgactgaATTGACAAGAATGTTCGGGATGGTCGACCTTtatcgtcatcgatctgactttctacatTTCAAAAACGTTCGAGCAGGGATCAAAAAGctagtcactcgagaagagatcgagaattaGTCGAGaagcggtcgaattgatcgggaaaggatcgtatAGAGATCGAGTTTTGtcggaatacaaatattttaccgatcagtactcgatctTGCTCGACTTATATCCGATGATTTCCCGATCAACCCCAACCTGTTCAATATGTTGaccagattaactcgaccaatgcccgatcgcttcATGATCTATATTTGTCTATCCAAGACCAACTTGACCAATACCCGATCTCTACGCGACCACATTCGAACACTCTTCGTTCTCTACTCGACCATTCACGAGTACACATAACTGACTTCTAcacgatttttttaaagaatttcttccgcaaaaaaatattgttactACTATAATATTTACTTTTAACTCCACACAAATTCCTCAATGTACATACGTGTCTGTACTTTTACAAGGatgggtgaaatttaaaaaaagagacaaaagataccaaaaggaacAAACAAACTCAAAGGTTGAAAACCGACCGACGCAGCCATAGCCAAAAACGAAAACAGACAAGAAGAAAAAACAGCAGCTtacaaagcacaacatagaaaacttaagatttAACAACATGAAACCCAACAAAACGAAAGACAAACGATTTTAAATTGAATTCTTGATAGATATAATagtgtaaacagtttcagaaaaagtatcagtCCATAggattgaaattatatttttagcCAAATTTTTGGGGAAAATGTGACATAGTTACCCCCTTTTTGTAATATTGTTTAGCAAAAACAAGCaggttgttgccatggatacaccaaaaataaatatatttaaccaatcaactactggatatcaaatATATGGGGAAAAACTGATTACATACACATGCACATATTTGATTGTGTAGGCTTGATTTTTAAGATCCTTAAGGAGAACGGGAtggtaaaattaaattatattgctatctaacattAATACATATCCAGTGTCAAATCTCAATTTGGGGTGTTCAAGTAAAAAAGAGATTAGTAAAACTCCCTTAACATATTAGCGTCCTACTTCACTCCGTATCGGCCACTGCCTCACCTATATTTCTCGGTGTCCGTTGCTATCTACGCCTTCTTGTTCGTCTTCTACGTTCATTTCAAGCTCCTTCACAGCTATTAACCTTGCTCTCTGAGCTCTAACCACCTTGCCAATTAATCCAACTGCTTCATTtccatgtagatattttaaatgattGATTTTACTGAGACCTACTGTTAACTCTGAATCTAATCACATACACAGAGAATGTCTTCATGGGACCCAGATAATAGCCTAGCTTATATGTAACGTTATCATGAAAGTGTCATTACCCAATGACGGTTAGTGTGACGCCACCCAAATTCGAAATTTATCTGTGTTTGATCGCAATAAGCATATATATAGTTCTtacgtttcataaaatttggttgaggcaaaaaataaaattagagaacggaaactcaTTGTTGGTACGTACGTTACTATACTAACGGGCAGACAAGGGTAACACTAAATGTCCCCCCTCCCCCGCTTCTTTCggtcatataaaaaaatgcagacgtttttatattgaaattgtacATACCCGACCAATTCCCGACTATCCCTACAATCCCTATACGATGaggtcgatctggtctggtcgagATGTGGTTGAGATCGAGTATAGTTGGCTAGTCGAGTAAGATCGTGTTGTGATCGTGAATTGGTCGGAATTATCGAATATGAATTCAACTAGTGGTCGGGTTTGAGTTGTGATGGAGTCGTTAAAGGGTCATGAATGGTCGAGTTAAGGTCGTGCAATTGAATCCATATTAATTTAGATTATTCCGACCAATTCACGATCTATCTGGTgtgtaaaatttacaattttgtacaaattataatttgtacgaaaaaattgtacaaaatataatttgtattttaactTTGAACAAATTGTAATTCGTACAAAAAGTGCCTgttcaaattacaatttgtacaatatttgacaaaaaaaatcacttataacttgtacaacaatttaaacatttttagattcgagcgtcactgatgagtctttagtagacgaaacgcgcgtctggcgtaaatgtaaaatttgaatcctggtatctatgatgagtttatttataatatgGATTTTGGTGAAAAAACGCATTAATACACACCACAATAGATTTGTTATTAAATTATCATACAGTACATtgtatttacaaaatacattCATTTGAGCAGATGAGTGAATTAAGAAATCGAGAATTGCATCTTTTGACTTTCACATTTGTCTCTTCTTCAAAACTATACAGCGAATAATTACTTTGGGTGCCAATTGCTTTAATAATATGCCAAAGCTATATATCCCATGTGAACACCAAGGACAAGCATAATGGTCTAATAGTTAAATTGAGCTTGACACATTGAAACACCGATCATTCTTGCTTAAAAACGTTCGCTGTGTGGACGATAAACCCAAGACTAATATCCTACAAAGAAAACAAGACAGTAACTTATAATCAGGAGTTGTTGTTTGTGGTTTATTTCATTATACATATTCCTCAGTAGGATCGTGTCCAAACCAGTCTTCAAAATATCTATGGCGTAATTGTTGAATCTGGAGATTTTTGGTACCAAATATAATGAATTCTGTGTGAAttttaacaggttttttttatgtcttaACGTTAAATTGAAGCTCTAAAAGACACATGTTTATTTACAGCAACGGTTCTTGATCTTCAACTATCAATACGTAAAGCAGTTTATCAGCCTTT
It includes:
- the LOC139512139 gene encoding carboxylesterase 4A-like: MIELIRKMDWLLYIYGCIHVFYCMVDAGRTSKVVVKSDIGPLQGIKVLSGSSEVAVFSGIPYAKPPTGGQRFEPPEPVLPWKDVFIASGYGSVCIQSSTIDNKTFIGDEDCLTLNIFKPMLFLKENRNIPVIVMIHSGNFISGSGNYINGVELAKTLDAVIVTMNYRLGIFGFYSMRGHIKENLGILDQIAALKWIKNNIKDFSGNPDNILLVADQIMASVHLMSPRSRYFFNRAISYDGESYLNPIAGYNFNFENHRTRLENLCGSVKSTNNLPVEHIVWVCLRSAGIENLYNLSHELTEHLWHPFRPVYDGDVISIDSHIVTSFLHCDYLAFKSDLLIPMLTNRTENDTSCKEIFNNVVSHVSKERYRHNNHLLENVLQSYYFPQFSNRLFNFCKAVRVLINDLMTSAIISLANHHSRTGLTFLNFVNFDVDGTSFSESSMSMQTTNIACILTNQNTASCQLPVAISAGITQVVRTFLYHGYPTVNPTVVWRPYTTTSKNYLQITDEMFYTGASSDWPAERIERLWLKTLPDVDVATLFSTDPDVKVIQQSVGMSWGLTEQQLEALIFSLVLLCLVLICVTLTLFRIVCFVNGKTFYTKKKAQPKKGVVLTDTKKKRDTTGSFDCKVFHTQESISLNRRTSEHADIDA